The following nucleotide sequence is from Dyella sp. BiH032.
ATCGCCGGCTACCAGGCCGCCGCGCTCGACCTGCCCACCGCTTACGAAGGCCGCGATTTCGCGCCGACCTCGGGGCAACCCTGGGCCGCGGTCTCGCTCGTCCCGCAGCCGGTGGTCGGAGGCAGCCTCGGTGCCTCCGGCAACGACCGACACAGCGGCGTCTTCCAGATCGACCTCAACGACACGCCCGGCGGCGGCATCGATCGCCTGCTTTCGCTGGCCGATGCGCTGCGCGCCTATTTCAAGTCCGGCCGCCAGCTCGATGGCAACGGTCTGCCGGTGCTAGTGAACGGTACCAGCCGCGCCGCAGTGATCAGCAAAGACGGCTGGCTGCGCATGACCGTCAGCGTCGCGTGGACCGCATGGACCGACCACGGTTGATCGGCACGGCCGCGTTCCCTCGTTCGACCGGTCCTTCGGACCACCTGCGCGGCCATCGGCCGCGTTTTCTTTCCATCAAGGAGCAAACCGCATGACCATCGCCACCGGCAGCCGCCACAGCCTCGCCTATATCGCGGAAGCCAACTACGGCGCGACGCCCGCCACGCCGGCCTTCCGCCAGCTGCGCCACAAGAGCACCACGCTCTCCCTCACCAAGAACACGCTGCAGTCGGAAGAACTGCGCAGCGACCGCCAGATCGCCGACCTGCGCCACGGCACCGTCCAGGTGGGCGGCGACATCCAGGGCGAGCTGAGCTATGGCGCCTACGACGACCTGTTCGCCGCCGCACTGGGCGGCAGCTGGAATGCCAACGTGCTGAACGCCGGCACCGCGCGCACCAGCTTCACCCTGGAGCGCAACTTCGCCGACATCGGCCAGTACCTGCGCTACACGGGCTGCGAGATCAACGGCCTGCACTTCGACGTACAGCCCGGCGCGATCGCCAACGTCACCTTCGACGTGGTCGGCCAGGCCGAGGCGATCGACGCCGCGCCCGTCACCGGTGCCACCTATGCCAACGCGCCCACCAACCGCCCGATGGATGCGCTGAGCGGTGCGATCAAGGAAGGCGGCCAGGTGATCGGCGTGGTGACCGAGCTGAAGCTGGACCTCGCCAACGGTATCGAACCCCGCTTCGTGATCGGCAGCGCCAAGACCCTGCAGCCGAGCATCGGCCGCAGCAACCTCACCGGCACGCTCACCGCTTACTTCCTCGATGGCTCGCTGCTGTCCAAGTTCATCGGCGAGGCCGAGAGTTCGCTCGAACTGACGCTGTCCGACGGCGCCAACAGCTACGTGCTGTTCCTGCCGCGCATCAAGTACACCGGCGGCCAGGCAGACGTGACCAATGACGGCCCGATCACGCTGTCGCTGCCGATCCAGGCGCTGTACGACAGCACCACCGGCACTCACCTGCGCATCACCCGGAGCGGCGCATGAGCACGATGGAAGCGTTCGCGATCCGGCAGCGCGCCAACGATGGCCGCCGGGTGGCGCTGACCCTGCCCGACGGCTCGCCCACCGACCACTGGCTGCAGATCCGCAGCCAGTGGTCGGACGCGTTCCGCCAGGCGCGCGAAGAAGCCATGCAGCAAGTCGCGCGTATGGCGCAGGCGGGCAAGGCGGAACTCGACGCCGCACTGGAGCAGAGCCTGCTCGCCGTGCGTGCGGCGCTGGTGTCGGACTGGAGCTTCGACGAGCCCTGCGTGCCGGACAACGTGTGCGCCTTTCTGCGCGAGGCGCCGCAGATCGCCGAGCTGGTCGACCGCGCCGGCGCCGACGACCAGGCTTTTTTCGGGAACGCCTTCGCCAGCTCGCCGACTGGCTGAAGGCCGAGCAGCAGCTGGCCCGCCCCGTCGGCGCGGGCGGCCAGCCGCTGCACCGGCACCTCGAAGCGGTGCAACGCCAGCTCGGCCGTGTGCCGTCCGAGCTGGACAGCCGCCC
It contains:
- a CDS encoding phage tail tube protein; amino-acid sequence: MTIATGSRHSLAYIAEANYGATPATPAFRQLRHKSTTLSLTKNTLQSEELRSDRQIADLRHGTVQVGGDIQGELSYGAYDDLFAAALGGSWNANVLNAGTARTSFTLERNFADIGQYLRYTGCEINGLHFDVQPGAIANVTFDVVGQAEAIDAAPVTGATYANAPTNRPMDALSGAIKEGGQVIGVVTELKLDLANGIEPRFVIGSAKTLQPSIGRSNLTGTLTAYFLDGSLLSKFIGEAESSLELTLSDGANSYVLFLPRIKYTGGQADVTNDGPITLSLPIQALYDSTTGTHLRITRSGA
- a CDS encoding phage tail terminator-like protein, which codes for MSFTNINAALIAGYQAAALDLPTAYEGRDFAPTSGQPWAAVSLVPQPVVGGSLGASGNDRHSGVFQIDLNDTPGGGIDRLLSLADALRAYFKSGRQLDGNGLPVLVNGTSRAAVISKDGWLRMTVSVAWTAWTDHG